From Streptomyces yatensis, one genomic window encodes:
- a CDS encoding nucleobase:cation symporter-2 family protein translates to MTSVRPPVSIRHPVDEVPPPGRLAAFGLQHVLAMYAGAVAVPLIVGGAMKLSPADLAYLINADLLLCGIATVLQCVGLWRFGVRLPIMQGCTFAAVTPMVLIGTEGGGLRAIYGSVIVAGVAMILLAPVFGRLLRFFPPLVTGTVILIIGLSLLPVAGNWAAGGQGAADFGAPKNLGLAAGVLVVVLTVQRFAPGFLSRVAVLVGIVAGTAAAIPLGFTDFSGVGDADWIGVSTPFHFGSPTFETPAVVSMLVVALVTMTETTGDFIAVGEMTGRPVDRRRLGDGLRADGAATVLGGVFNTFPYTAFAQNVGLVGMTRVRSRWVVAAAGGLLVLLGLAPKLGAVVAAIPAPVLGGAGLVMFGTVAASGLRTLAGVDFRDNHNLTVVAVSVAVGLLPVGVPGIYREFPNWFQTVMDSGISAGCVTAIALNLLFNHLPGGRDSAPVAAEASLLESRGGEDAVEQTGEQRV, encoded by the coding sequence ATGACGTCCGTACGTCCTCCCGTGTCCATACGTCATCCCGTGGACGAGGTGCCGCCGCCCGGTCGGCTCGCCGCGTTCGGACTGCAGCATGTGCTGGCCATGTACGCGGGTGCGGTGGCCGTGCCGCTGATCGTCGGTGGCGCGATGAAGCTGTCGCCCGCCGATCTGGCGTATCTCATCAACGCCGATCTGCTGCTGTGCGGTATCGCCACGGTGCTGCAGTGCGTGGGGCTGTGGCGGTTCGGCGTCCGGCTGCCGATCATGCAGGGCTGCACCTTCGCGGCGGTCACCCCGATGGTGCTGATCGGCACCGAGGGCGGCGGGCTGCGCGCGATCTACGGTTCGGTGATCGTGGCCGGGGTGGCGATGATCCTGCTGGCGCCGGTCTTCGGGCGGCTGCTGCGGTTCTTCCCGCCGCTGGTGACCGGCACGGTGATACTGATCATCGGCCTCTCGCTGCTGCCGGTCGCGGGCAACTGGGCGGCCGGCGGCCAGGGCGCGGCGGACTTCGGCGCGCCGAAGAACCTGGGCCTGGCCGCCGGAGTGCTGGTCGTGGTCCTGACCGTGCAGCGCTTCGCACCCGGCTTCCTGAGCCGGGTCGCGGTGCTGGTGGGGATCGTGGCCGGGACGGCGGCCGCGATACCGCTGGGCTTCACCGACTTCTCCGGGGTGGGCGATGCCGACTGGATCGGTGTCTCCACCCCGTTCCATTTCGGCTCCCCCACGTTCGAGACGCCCGCCGTGGTGTCCATGCTGGTCGTCGCGCTGGTGACGATGACCGAGACCACCGGCGACTTCATCGCGGTGGGCGAGATGACCGGGCGCCCGGTCGACAGGCGGCGGCTGGGCGACGGGCTGCGCGCGGACGGCGCCGCGACCGTGCTCGGCGGGGTGTTCAACACCTTCCCGTACACCGCCTTCGCGCAGAACGTCGGCCTGGTGGGGATGACCCGGGTGCGCAGCCGCTGGGTGGTGGCGGCCGCGGGCGGCCTGCTGGTGCTGCTCGGGCTGGCCCCGAAGCTGGGCGCGGTGGTGGCGGCGATCCCGGCCCCGGTGCTGGGCGGGGCGGGGCTGGTGATGTTCGGTACGGTCGCGGCGAGCGGGCTGCGCACGCTGGCCGGGGTGGATTTCCGGGACAACCACAACCTCACCGTGGTCGCGGTGTCGGTCGCCGTGGGGCTGCTGCCGGTCGGCGTGCCGGGGATCTACCGGGAGTTCCCGAACTGGTTCCAGACGGTGATGGACAGCGGGATCAGCGCCGGGTGCGTCACCGCGATCGCGCTCAATCTGCTCTTCAACCACCTGCCGGGCGGGCGGGATTCAGCCCCGGTCGCCGCCGAGGCGTCCCTCCTGGAGAGCCGCGGCGGCGAGGACGCTGTCGAGCAGACCGGGGAACAGCGCGTCTAG
- a CDS encoding NADH:flavin oxidoreductase/NADH oxidase, with the protein MSALFEPFTLRSLTIPNRLWMSPMCQYSADGAEGAGVPHDWHFVHYGARATGGTGLILVEATAVSAEGRITPGDLGIWNDTQVEAFRKIVGFLKGQGAVPGIQLAHAGRKASTDAPWRGGAPLAADQGSWRTLAPSPIPFDEGHPVPEELSVERIGEITRQFADAARRALAAGFEVAEVHGAHGYLVHEFLSPHSNRRTDGYGGSFENRVRFALEVVDAVREVWPEDLPLFFRISATDWLEENGWTPEDTVRLAALLKDHGVDLLDVSSGGNAAGVRIPTGPGYQVRFAERVRRETGLPVAAVGLITEAEQAEKIVTNGEADAVLLGRELLRDPYFARRAATELGGQVRNPDQYHRAVR; encoded by the coding sequence ATGAGTGCCCTCTTCGAGCCCTTCACCCTGCGGTCGCTGACCATCCCCAACCGCCTCTGGATGTCACCCATGTGCCAGTACAGCGCGGATGGGGCCGAGGGTGCCGGGGTCCCGCACGACTGGCACTTCGTCCACTACGGCGCCCGCGCCACCGGTGGCACCGGGCTGATCCTGGTCGAGGCGACGGCCGTCTCCGCCGAAGGCCGCATCACCCCCGGAGACCTCGGCATCTGGAACGACACGCAGGTCGAGGCGTTCCGTAAGATCGTCGGCTTCCTCAAGGGGCAGGGCGCCGTCCCGGGCATTCAGCTCGCCCATGCCGGCCGTAAGGCGTCCACCGACGCCCCCTGGCGGGGTGGTGCGCCGCTCGCCGCCGACCAGGGGAGCTGGCGGACGCTGGCGCCGAGCCCGATTCCGTTCGACGAGGGCCATCCGGTGCCGGAGGAGCTGTCCGTGGAGCGGATCGGCGAGATCACCCGCCAGTTCGCGGACGCCGCACGGCGGGCGCTCGCGGCCGGTTTCGAGGTGGCCGAGGTCCATGGCGCCCATGGCTACCTCGTCCACGAGTTCCTCTCCCCGCACAGCAACCGCCGCACCGACGGCTACGGCGGCTCCTTCGAGAACCGCGTCCGCTTCGCCCTGGAGGTCGTCGACGCGGTCCGCGAGGTCTGGCCGGAGGACCTGCCGCTGTTCTTCCGCATCTCGGCCACCGACTGGCTGGAGGAGAACGGCTGGACCCCGGAGGACACCGTCCGGCTCGCCGCCCTGCTGAAGGACCACGGCGTGGACCTTCTCGACGTCTCCAGCGGTGGCAACGCCGCCGGTGTGCGCATTCCGACGGGGCCGGGCTACCAGGTGCGGTTCGCCGAGCGGGTGCGCCGGGAGACCGGGCTGCCGGTCGCCGCGGTCGGGCTGATCACCGAGGCGGAGCAGGCCGAGAAGATCGTCACCAACGGTGAGGCGGACGCCGTCCTGCTGGGCCGCGAGCTGCTCCGGGACCCCTACTTCGCCCGCCGCGCGGCGACCGAACTGGGCGGCCAGGTGCGCAATCCGGACCAGTACCACCGCGCGGTCCGGTAA
- a CDS encoding ArsR/SmtB family transcription factor yields MQTQTTSTGPQPQATGRSMEHPRREAIRLEDVLHALSDPMRMRVVRTLAEESAELTCSVIDLPVSKSTTTHHFRVLRESGVIHQIYRGTAKMNALRREDLDALFPGLLDSVLAAAALQEGRLGGDRG; encoded by the coding sequence GTGCAGACGCAGACCACGTCGACCGGGCCCCAGCCACAGGCGACGGGGCGCTCGATGGAGCATCCACGGCGCGAGGCGATCCGCCTCGAGGATGTGCTGCACGCGCTCTCCGACCCCATGCGGATGCGGGTGGTGCGGACGCTTGCCGAGGAGTCCGCCGAGCTGACCTGCTCGGTCATCGACCTGCCGGTGAGCAAGTCCACCACCACCCACCACTTCCGGGTGCTGCGCGAATCCGGAGTGATCCATCAGATCTACCGGGGCACCGCCAAGATGAACGCGCTGCGCCGCGAGGACCTAGACGCGCTGTTCCCCGGTCTGCTCGACAGCGTCCTCGCCGCCGCGGCTCTCCAGGAGGGACGCCTCGGCGGCGACCGGGGCTGA
- a CDS encoding WD40/YVTN/BNR-like repeat-containing protein, with amino-acid sequence MNDVLLAVGTRKGLFLGRRGGRGGWDFTGPHFPMQAVYSVGIDTRGDRPRLLAGADSSHWGPSVFRSDDLGGTWHEPAKPAVKFPEGTDTSLERVWQLQPTGPDEPEVVYAGTQPGALFRSEDGGETFAFVRGLWDHPQRPEWGEGFGGQAVHTVVPDPRDPRALMVAVSSGGVYRSADGGESWAPSNIGLKADFLPDQYPEFGQCVHKVARDPVDLDRLYLQNHGGVYRSDDGGAHWAEIGKDLPADFGFAVAVHPRRSGVAYVFPVNDGSDRYPPGFRCRVFRTEDAGATWEERSAGMPDELHYGVVLRDALRTDDADPVGVYLGNRNGEVYASADEGESWRQIARHLPDVLCVRAAVIG; translated from the coding sequence ATGAACGATGTCCTGCTCGCCGTCGGCACCCGCAAGGGACTCTTCCTCGGTCGCCGCGGCGGCCGAGGGGGCTGGGACTTCACCGGCCCCCACTTCCCCATGCAGGCGGTCTACTCCGTCGGCATCGACACCCGGGGCGACCGCCCCCGGCTGCTGGCCGGTGCGGACAGCTCGCACTGGGGCCCCTCGGTCTTCCGCTCCGACGACCTCGGGGGCACCTGGCACGAGCCCGCCAAGCCCGCGGTGAAGTTCCCCGAGGGCACCGACACCTCGCTGGAGCGGGTGTGGCAGCTGCAGCCCACAGGGCCGGACGAGCCGGAGGTGGTCTACGCGGGCACCCAGCCGGGCGCGCTGTTCCGCTCCGAGGACGGCGGGGAGACCTTCGCGTTCGTCCGCGGCCTGTGGGACCACCCCCAACGGCCGGAGTGGGGCGAGGGGTTCGGCGGGCAGGCCGTGCACACGGTCGTCCCCGATCCGCGGGACCCACGGGCGCTCATGGTCGCCGTGTCCTCCGGCGGGGTGTACCGCTCCGCGGACGGCGGGGAGAGCTGGGCGCCGTCCAACATCGGGCTCAAGGCGGATTTCCTGCCGGATCAGTACCCGGAGTTCGGGCAGTGCGTCCACAAGGTCGCGCGGGACCCGGTCGACCTCGACCGGCTCTATCTGCAGAACCACGGCGGGGTGTACCGCAGCGACGACGGCGGGGCGCACTGGGCCGAGATCGGCAAGGACCTCCCGGCGGACTTCGGCTTCGCGGTCGCCGTCCATCCGCGCCGCAGCGGCGTCGCGTACGTCTTCCCCGTCAACGACGGCTCGGACCGCTACCCCCCGGGCTTCCGCTGCCGGGTGTTCCGCACCGAGGACGCGGGCGCCACCTGGGAGGAGCGCTCCGCCGGGATGCCGGACGAGCTGCACTACGGGGTGGTGCTGAGGGACGCGCTGCGCACCGATGACGCCGATCCGGTCGGGGTCTACCTCGGCAATCGCAACGGCGAGGTGTACGCGAGCGCCGACGAGGGAGAGAGCTGGCGGCAGATCGCCCGCCATCTCCCCGATGTGCTGTGTGTCCGGGCCGCGGTGATCGGCTGA
- a CDS encoding BadF/BadG/BcrA/BcrD ATPase family protein: MPAAQELLREAGARRLGAVCVGAAGMATLGDDLRARLPDALAEAFGVRRLALAADAVTAYAGALGQRPGAVVAAGTGLIALGAVPEGFVGGVAGTDGDSGADGASGAGRVPGADGVSPTDGVSPTDGLRDAHGSARTDTASATGATGGDTLWATGGWRRADGWGHLLGDCGGGAWIGRAGLEAAMRAYDGREGGSKPLLARLEAVFGPATGLPGQLYPRPDRPAVLASFAPEVGRCAGEDPVAEAILRAAARHIAEAAEAVCPRLESSEVALTGGLFRMGAPLLTPVREELAARLPGVGITEAAGDPLDGALCVAAALASDGLRLPRDPALLSIV, from the coding sequence ATGCCCGCCGCCCAGGAGTTGCTGCGCGAGGCCGGGGCCCGGCGTCTCGGCGCGGTCTGTGTCGGCGCGGCGGGCATGGCCACACTCGGCGACGATCTGCGCGCCAGGCTTCCGGACGCGCTGGCCGAAGCCTTCGGCGTACGGCGACTCGCCCTGGCGGCCGACGCGGTGACCGCCTACGCCGGGGCGTTGGGACAGCGTCCCGGCGCCGTGGTCGCGGCGGGGACGGGCCTGATCGCGCTGGGCGCGGTGCCCGAGGGCTTCGTCGGTGGGGTGGCCGGCACGGACGGTGATTCCGGTGCGGACGGCGCGTCCGGCGCGGGCCGCGTGCCCGGCGCGGACGGCGTGTCCCCCACGGACGGCGTGTCCCCCACGGACGGCCTGCGCGACGCGCACGGCTCAGCCCGTACGGACACCGCCTCGGCCACGGGTGCCACGGGCGGCGACACCCTCTGGGCCACCGGCGGCTGGCGGCGCGCCGACGGCTGGGGCCATCTGCTGGGCGACTGCGGCGGCGGCGCGTGGATCGGCCGGGCGGGCCTGGAGGCGGCCATGCGCGCGTACGACGGGCGCGAGGGCGGCTCGAAGCCGCTGCTGGCCCGTCTGGAGGCAGTGTTCGGCCCGGCGACCGGGCTGCCGGGGCAGCTGTACCCGCGCCCCGACCGCCCCGCCGTCCTGGCCTCGTTCGCCCCCGAGGTGGGCCGGTGCGCCGGCGAGGATCCGGTCGCGGAAGCGATTCTGCGGGCGGCCGCCCGCCATATCGCCGAGGCCGCGGAGGCGGTCTGCCCCCGGCTGGAGTCGAGCGAGGTGGCGCTCACCGGCGGGCTGTTCCGGATGGGCGCGCCGCTGCTGACGCCCGTGCGCGAGGAGCTGGCCGCGCGGCTGCCCGGGGTCGGGATCACGGAGGCGGCCGGGGATCCGCTGGACGGGGCGCTGTGCGTCGCGGCGGCGCTGGCGTCGGACGGACTGCGGCTGCCCCGGGACCCGGCGCTGCTCAGCATCGTCTGA
- a CDS encoding phospholipid scramblase-related protein has translation MTSHPNTPAGWYADPQGTPNQLRWWDGAQWTAHTHQGQPGQAPPTQAAPPNPNPARVQHQVQQQAHVGPTMGGGGTLFTEPVLVVNQKAKLIELTNEYSVFDQQGRTLGSVVQVGQSTLKKVARFVSSLDQFMTHKLEIRDANGQPHLVLTRPAKFIKSKVVVTRPDGQPVGEIVQQNVIGKINFGMLVNGQQVGAIKAENWRAWNFAIVDHTDSEVARITKTWEGLAKTMFTTADNYVLQIHRQLPDPLLSLVIATALTVDTALKQDSRGFG, from the coding sequence ATGACATCACATCCGAACACCCCTGCGGGCTGGTACGCAGACCCCCAGGGGACGCCCAACCAGCTGCGCTGGTGGGACGGTGCCCAGTGGACCGCGCATACGCACCAGGGCCAGCCCGGCCAGGCCCCTCCGACGCAGGCCGCGCCGCCCAACCCCAACCCCGCCAGGGTCCAGCACCAGGTGCAGCAGCAGGCACATGTGGGGCCCACGATGGGCGGCGGCGGCACGCTGTTCACCGAACCGGTGCTGGTGGTGAACCAGAAGGCCAAGCTGATCGAGCTCACCAATGAGTACAGCGTCTTCGACCAGCAGGGACGCACTCTCGGTTCGGTGGTCCAGGTCGGCCAGAGCACGCTGAAGAAGGTCGCGCGGTTCGTCTCGAGCCTCGACCAGTTCATGACGCACAAGCTGGAGATCCGCGACGCCAACGGGCAGCCGCATCTGGTGCTCACCCGGCCCGCGAAGTTCATCAAGTCCAAGGTGGTGGTGACCCGCCCGGACGGACAGCCGGTCGGCGAGATCGTCCAGCAGAACGTCATCGGCAAGATCAACTTCGGCATGCTCGTCAACGGCCAGCAGGTCGGCGCCATCAAGGCGGAGAACTGGCGGGCCTGGAACTTCGCCATCGTCGACCACACGGACAGCGAGGTCGCCCGGATCACCAAGACCTGGGAGGGCCTGGCGAAGACGATGTTCACGACGGCGGACAACTATGTGCTGCAGATCCACCGGCAGCTGCCCGATCCGCTGCTGAGCCTGGTGATCGCCACGGCCCTCACCGTGGACACCGCGCTCAAGCAGGACTCGCGCGGATTCGGCTGA
- a CDS encoding uracil-DNA glycosylase: MAARPLNDIVEAGWAKALEPVEERIAAMGDFLRAEIAAGRTYLPAGPNVLRAFQQPFDEVKVLIVGQDPYPTPGHAVGLSFSVAPEVRPLPGSLENIYRELHTDLGLPRPSNGDLTPWTQQGVLLLNKALTTAPRRPAAHRGKGWEEVTEQAIRALAGRGRPLVSILWGRDARNVRPLLGSLPAVESAHPSPMSADRGFFGSRPFSRANDLLVQQGAQPVDWRLP, translated from the coding sequence GTGGCAGCACGACCCTTGAATGACATTGTGGAAGCGGGCTGGGCCAAGGCACTTGAGCCCGTCGAGGAACGCATCGCGGCGATGGGCGACTTCCTGCGGGCCGAGATCGCGGCAGGCCGTACCTATCTGCCCGCCGGGCCGAATGTGCTGCGCGCCTTCCAGCAGCCCTTCGACGAGGTGAAGGTGCTGATCGTGGGTCAGGATCCGTATCCGACGCCCGGACACGCGGTGGGGCTCAGCTTCTCGGTGGCACCCGAGGTCCGGCCGCTCCCCGGCAGCCTGGAGAACATCTACCGCGAGCTGCACACCGACCTCGGTCTGCCGCGCCCGTCCAACGGCGATCTGACGCCCTGGACCCAGCAGGGCGTCCTGCTGCTCAACAAGGCGCTCACCACGGCCCCGCGCCGGCCCGCCGCCCACCGCGGCAAGGGCTGGGAGGAGGTCACCGAGCAGGCCATCCGGGCGCTGGCCGGGCGCGGCCGCCCCCTGGTGTCCATCCTGTGGGGCCGCGACGCCCGCAACGTCCGGCCGCTGCTGGGCAGCCTTCCGGCGGTCGAGTCCGCGCACCCCTCCCCCATGTCCGCCGACCGGGGGTTCTTCGGCTCACGTCCGTTCAGCCGCGCCAACGACCTGCTCGTACAGCAGGGGGCCCAACCCGTGGACTGGCGCCTTCCCTGA